Proteins encoded within one genomic window of Paraglaciecola psychrophila 170:
- a CDS encoding sensor domain-containing diguanylate cyclase: MPGNPFHLILGKNWLLILVSFFCIVTVFTVANFSSPIRPNHTVVQDVEHLVDTKKHHSILDILSNTDNIWQQLSQNRASLGMSDELHWFRFTLRNTESVQSRLLEVDNSLLDSINIWFVQDNKILAEYIAGDTLTFSQRTVEHENFLFPVPTTGQSLEVYITSHSEGAMRLPLNIWQQKDYLAFTSKSNLIEGMFFGLMLAMGLSNLLFFITTRTPTFLVYSGYVIFLALTLSALQGLGYRYIWPNSPWLQQHAVGIFANLTVWLSIIFCDLLLNVRAYSKRLSKILNVTGYTFLVSLIISLFIPLQVFIVVFLLMLSASGIFIFATSIWLWINGLAIARYYTLAWAVLFISGFTVSLDTLNILNFKLPSYYLLMLGAGIETLFLAFILAISHNQQRQALQEYQEELLNKERQVQHAQKDMLALQENATEELEYKVQERTLELEIALRELSDINRELQEKNTLDALTGIRNRSYFDKKYQAEVRRSRREHTQLSVVMMDIDHFKNVNDQYGHLVGDECIKSVARTLKKALKRPSDDVCRYGGEEFALILPSTDLEGALVLTESLRAQIENTNVQAEGVSINITISAGIGTAIAGLNQSEDILLALADKQLYAAKNAGRNNVQGSHLNDIQQQD, translated from the coding sequence ATGCCGGGTAACCCATTTCACCTAATTCTAGGCAAAAATTGGCTGTTAATACTCGTCAGTTTTTTTTGTATTGTAACCGTTTTTACAGTAGCTAATTTCTCCAGTCCGATCCGCCCAAACCATACAGTAGTGCAAGACGTTGAGCACTTGGTTGATACAAAAAAACACCATTCCATTTTAGATATCCTGAGTAATACAGACAATATTTGGCAACAACTTAGCCAAAACAGAGCCTCGTTAGGTATGTCTGACGAATTGCATTGGTTTAGGTTTACACTCAGAAACACCGAATCAGTTCAATCTAGGCTATTAGAAGTTGATAATTCGTTATTGGACAGCATTAATATTTGGTTTGTGCAAGACAACAAAATATTAGCAGAATATATAGCTGGTGATACTTTGACTTTTTCGCAACGTACCGTTGAACATGAAAACTTTCTATTTCCAGTACCAACAACAGGCCAATCATTAGAAGTCTACATAACTTCTCATTCTGAAGGGGCGATGCGATTACCCTTAAATATCTGGCAACAGAAAGATTACTTAGCATTTACCAGTAAAAGCAACTTAATCGAGGGAATGTTTTTTGGCCTGATGTTGGCAATGGGGTTAAGTAATCTACTATTCTTTATCACCACACGTACGCCTACTTTTTTAGTGTATTCCGGTTATGTTATCTTTTTAGCCTTAACCTTATCGGCACTACAAGGCTTAGGTTACCGCTATATTTGGCCTAACTCACCTTGGTTACAACAACATGCGGTAGGTATTTTTGCAAACTTAACGGTGTGGTTATCCATTATATTTTGTGATCTATTACTCAATGTCAGGGCCTATAGCAAACGACTAAGTAAGATACTCAATGTTACTGGTTATACTTTTTTAGTCAGTTTAATCATCAGTTTGTTCATACCGCTACAAGTCTTTATTGTAGTTTTTCTATTGATGTTATCTGCCAGTGGTATATTTATTTTTGCAACCTCGATTTGGTTATGGATAAACGGTTTAGCGATTGCTCGATATTATACCTTAGCTTGGGCAGTCCTATTTATAAGTGGTTTTACGGTAAGTCTAGATACACTCAACATACTCAATTTTAAATTACCCTCGTACTATTTATTGATGTTAGGTGCTGGCATAGAAACGTTGTTTTTAGCGTTCATTCTGGCTATAAGCCACAATCAACAACGCCAAGCATTACAGGAATATCAGGAAGAGTTATTGAACAAGGAGCGCCAAGTTCAACACGCACAAAAAGACATGTTAGCATTACAAGAAAATGCAACAGAAGAGCTTGAATACAAAGTACAAGAGCGTACCTTAGAGTTAGAAATTGCCCTTCGAGAATTATCTGATATAAACCGTGAACTCCAAGAAAAAAACACTCTAGATGCATTAACTGGGATCCGTAATCGCAGTTATTTCGACAAAAAATATCAAGCTGAGGTGCGAAGAAGTCGACGTGAACATACCCAATTATCTGTTGTGATGATGGATATTGATCATTTCAAAAATGTAAATGATCAATATGGACACTTAGTCGGCGACGAATGTATAAAATCAGTTGCGCGCACTCTTAAAAAAGCCTTAAAAAGACCCAGCGATGATGTGTGCCGTTACGGTGGTGAAGAGTTTGCACTTATTCTTCCCAGCACAGACTTAGAAGGTGCTTTGGTCTTGACAGAAAGTCTTAGAGCTCAAATAGAAAATACCAACGTACAAGCCGAAGGTGTATCCATAAACATCACTATTAGTGCCGGTATAGGTACCGCAATAGCTGGCTTGAATCAATCAGAAGATATTCTTTTAGCTTTGGCAGATAAACAGCTATATGCAGCCAAAAATGCAGGCCGTAATAATGTACAAGGTAGCCATTTAAACGATATTCAACAGCAGGATTAA
- a CDS encoding TatD family hydrolase, whose product MSWCDIGVNFTDKRLLFEPVFERALAADVSHIIITGTNIAKSQQAIQLAQHYPNHLSTTAGVHPHDASQFNVQTISELKALAESECVVAIGECGLDFNRNFSTPEQQTFAFEQQLKLACDLGLPVFLHERDAFEVQIKLLTKYRNALKGGVVHCFTGDSAQMNRYLDLDLYIGITGWVCDLKRGQALREAVKSLPLNRVLLETDAPYLRPKGLANNRKVDNGNNEPAYLPFVAEEVARLMATDMQSLQLASQTNTQALFNISSITTIHAG is encoded by the coding sequence ATGTCCTGGTGTGATATTGGTGTCAACTTTACTGACAAACGACTTCTTTTTGAGCCCGTGTTTGAAAGAGCATTAGCCGCTGATGTTAGCCATATCATTATTACAGGCACCAATATAGCCAAAAGCCAACAAGCCATTCAGTTAGCCCAACATTACCCCAACCACTTATCGACTACTGCTGGGGTTCATCCCCACGACGCCAGCCAATTTAATGTTCAAACAATCAGTGAACTTAAAGCCTTAGCTGAGTCTGAATGTGTAGTCGCTATTGGCGAATGTGGCTTAGATTTCAACCGAAATTTTTCGACACCTGAACAACAAACTTTTGCATTTGAACAACAACTTAAACTAGCTTGTGACTTAGGATTGCCAGTTTTTTTGCATGAGCGTGACGCATTTGAAGTGCAGATTAAATTGCTGACTAAATACCGCAATGCATTAAAAGGTGGAGTCGTGCATTGTTTCACTGGCGATAGCGCACAGATGAATCGTTACCTAGATTTAGACTTGTATATTGGTATAACCGGCTGGGTATGTGACCTTAAACGTGGGCAAGCATTACGGGAAGCGGTTAAATCACTTCCATTAAATCGTGTTTTATTGGAAACCGATGCCCCTTATTTACGTCCTAAAGGGCTAGCTAACAACCGCAAGGTAGACAATGGCAACAACGAACCCGCCTACCTGCCTTTCGTAGCTGAGGAAGTAGCCCGTTTAATGGCAACTGATATGCAATCATTACAACTTGCGAGCCAAACTAATACCCAGGCATTATTTAATATTTCTAGCATAACTACCATACATGCCGGGTAA
- the tatC gene encoding twin-arginine translocase subunit TatC codes for MAEPNSLIAHLIELRGRVLKAVVSVFVVFLCLVYFAQDLYHWLATPLLDTLPENAQMIATDVASPFFAPFKLTMVLSFFIAIPVVLFQIWGFVAPGLYRNEKRLVAPLLFSSTLLFYLGMAFAYYVVFPLAFSFFTSVAPEGVVINTDISSYLNFVLKIFFAFGLAFEIPVAVVLMCWTGVTTPDKLRAKRPYVIVGVFVVGMLLTPPDIISQTLLAIPMWILYEFGIVIGGIYTRKKEEQEPQDEL; via the coding sequence ATGGCTGAACCGAATAGCTTAATTGCTCATTTAATTGAGCTCAGAGGCCGTGTATTAAAAGCAGTTGTCAGTGTGTTTGTAGTCTTTCTATGCTTGGTTTATTTTGCACAAGACTTATACCACTGGTTAGCCACGCCATTGTTAGACACGTTGCCAGAAAACGCACAAATGATTGCCACCGATGTGGCCTCCCCTTTCTTTGCCCCTTTTAAACTGACGATGGTATTGTCATTTTTTATTGCTATTCCAGTGGTGCTTTTCCAAATTTGGGGATTTGTGGCGCCTGGTTTATATAGGAACGAGAAACGTTTAGTGGCGCCACTATTATTCTCGAGTACATTATTGTTTTATTTAGGCATGGCTTTTGCCTACTACGTAGTCTTTCCTTTAGCATTTTCGTTTTTCACTAGCGTGGCGCCTGAAGGCGTGGTGATAAACACTGATATCAGCAGTTACTTGAACTTTGTGCTTAAAATTTTCTTTGCTTTTGGGCTGGCTTTTGAAATACCTGTGGCAGTAGTGTTAATGTGTTGGACAGGCGTAACCACACCGGATAAGTTAAGAGCAAAACGCCCTTATGTGATCGTTGGCGTGTTTGTAGTTGGCATGCTGCTGACACCACCCGACATTATATCGCAAACGCTCCTTGCCATACCGATGTGGATTTTATATGAGTTTGGTATTGTAATTGGCGGTATTTACACTCGGAAAAAAGAAGAACAAGAACCACAGGATGAATTATGA
- the tatB gene encoding Sec-independent protein translocase protein TatB, translating to MFDIGFFELLIIAVLGLVVLGPERLPGAIRSTMKTVRSIKGMASGFRQEVEQQFKIHELHENLKKAEQQDLKNLSPELQKSVDELRDAAKSVQKPYSKE from the coding sequence ATGTTTGATATTGGTTTTTTCGAACTTTTAATTATTGCTGTATTAGGCTTAGTGGTATTGGGTCCTGAAAGGTTACCCGGTGCCATTCGCTCGACTATGAAAACGGTGCGCAGTATTAAAGGCATGGCCAGCGGTTTTCGACAAGAAGTCGAACAGCAGTTCAAAATTCATGAATTACATGAAAATTTAAAAAAAGCCGAACAACAAGATCTAAAAAATCTGTCTCCGGAGCTACAAAAATCTGTTGACGAACTTCGCGATGCAGCCAAGTCTGTTCAAAAACCCTATTCAAAAGAGTAA
- the tatA gene encoding twin-arginine translocase TatA/TatE family subunit: MFGISPMQLVIILVIVVLLFGTKKLRGLGGDLGSAMKGFKKAMSDDDKEKDADADFVSKEKVEDKTTENAENVENTKSTVQQTKSEHKENS; the protein is encoded by the coding sequence ATGTTTGGCATTAGCCCCATGCAGTTGGTGATTATATTAGTTATCGTAGTCTTGCTTTTTGGCACTAAAAAACTACGCGGTTTAGGTGGTGATTTAGGCTCTGCGATGAAAGGTTTTAAGAAAGCCATGAGTGATGATGATAAGGAAAAAGATGCCGATGCTGACTTCGTTTCTAAAGAGAAGGTCGAAGATAAAACGACTGAAAACGCTGAGAATGTTGAAAATACAAAAAGTACGGTCCAGCAAACCAAGAGCGAACACAAAGAGAATAGCTAA
- the ubiB gene encoding ubiquinone biosynthesis regulatory protein kinase UbiB, with translation MRILRFYQINKVMLQHGLDELIPGKWLPWYAKLGRIGFFWLRNKHPDKSQGTRVRLALQTLGPVFIKFGQMLSTRKDLLPPEVATELSILQDQVEPFDPELAKQIILQSLGLEKLSDLFSEFETKPLASASIAQVHAAKLKDGNQDVVVKVIRPNIQQTIQSDIELMRTAASALQKLLPDGKRLRPVEVVKEYERTIIDELDLTHEAANGMQFKRNFENSTALYVPTIYSDYSHKNVMVMERIYGTPISDIKQLVARNTNMKRLAERGVEVFFTQVFRDSFFHADMHPGNIFVSTVNPNDPQYITIDFGIVGTLNSEDKRYLAENFIAFFNRNYRKVAQLHVDSGWVPSDTDIDDFEASIRKVCEPIFQKPLAEIEFSNVLLQLFNTARRFNMVIQPQLVLLQKTLLYIEGLGRQLYPQLDLWKTAKPFLENWMKEQIGLKAMYQKISTNLPYWSEKLPEIPDLVYDTLKQVKTLPELQKLQFEAQQEQLRQQHTSTLLMIMGTTFIIIGAILPMYQDNWWPSGCFDLLGLGCWFFAFRKKRS, from the coding sequence GTGAGAATTCTACGCTTTTATCAGATCAACAAAGTCATGTTACAACACGGGCTAGACGAACTTATTCCCGGTAAATGGTTACCTTGGTATGCGAAATTAGGCCGTATTGGTTTTTTTTGGCTTCGCAATAAACATCCTGATAAATCCCAAGGAACGCGTGTCAGGTTAGCTTTGCAAACCCTGGGCCCGGTGTTTATTAAATTTGGTCAAATGTTATCTACTCGCAAAGATTTGTTGCCACCCGAGGTCGCAACCGAACTGTCTATTTTGCAAGACCAAGTCGAACCATTTGACCCTGAGTTAGCTAAGCAAATTATCCTTCAATCTTTAGGATTAGAGAAACTAAGCGACCTGTTTAGTGAATTTGAAACTAAACCATTGGCTTCTGCGTCCATTGCTCAAGTGCATGCAGCAAAATTAAAAGACGGTAACCAAGATGTAGTTGTTAAAGTCATTCGGCCGAATATTCAACAGACTATTCAATCTGATATTGAGCTTATGCGAACAGCAGCAAGCGCCTTACAAAAACTGTTACCGGATGGCAAACGTTTACGCCCAGTTGAAGTAGTCAAGGAATACGAACGCACTATTATTGATGAATTAGACTTAACCCACGAAGCCGCAAATGGCATGCAATTCAAGCGCAATTTTGAAAATTCAACGGCTCTTTATGTTCCTACCATTTATAGTGACTACAGTCATAAAAACGTGATGGTAATGGAACGTATTTACGGCACCCCAATTTCTGATATAAAACAACTCGTTGCCCGAAATACCAATATGAAAAGGTTAGCAGAGCGTGGCGTTGAAGTTTTTTTCACACAGGTATTCCGTGATAGTTTTTTTCATGCAGATATGCATCCCGGCAATATATTTGTGTCTACAGTTAATCCTAACGACCCCCAATATATCACCATAGATTTTGGCATAGTCGGCACCCTAAACAGCGAAGACAAACGTTATTTGGCCGAAAACTTTATCGCCTTTTTCAATCGTAATTATCGAAAAGTTGCGCAATTGCACGTCGACTCTGGATGGGTTCCTTCAGATACTGATATAGATGATTTTGAAGCATCCATTCGCAAGGTTTGCGAACCCATTTTTCAAAAGCCCTTGGCGGAAATTGAATTTAGTAACGTGTTGTTGCAACTGTTTAACACCGCCAGACGTTTTAATATGGTGATACAACCACAATTAGTTCTACTCCAGAAAACCTTGCTTTACATTGAAGGCTTAGGTCGCCAATTGTACCCACAACTTGATTTGTGGAAAACGGCAAAACCATTTTTAGAGAATTGGATGAAAGAACAAATTGGCCTGAAAGCCATGTATCAAAAGATTTCGACTAACTTACCTTATTGGTCTGAAAAATTACCCGAAATACCCGACTTAGTGTATGACACGTTGAAACAAGTTAAAACCTTGCCTGAGCTACAAAAGCTTCAGTTCGAAGCGCAGCAAGAACAACTTAGACAGCAGCATACCAGCACATTACTGATGATAATGGGCACAACCTTTATTATCATTGGTGCAATTTTGCCTATGTATCAAGATAATTGGTGGCCCAGTGGCTGCTTCGATTTATTAGGCTTAGGTTGCTGGTTTTTTGCTTTTAGAAAAAAACGCAGTTAA
- a CDS encoding ubiquinone biosynthesis accessory factor UbiJ, translated as MPFAQLVTSGIELALNQLLKLDDDSQQRLKKLSGKALQVTIKELPWPLLFSFSEQIDVRTVMTPNNDSEPEPEPVDCLIELNLETLPKLKDSSQLTQLIQKKQLNLIGDIYVAQTFSALLKDLDVDWEEQLSRYTGDVVAHQTFSSMRTIFDTAKTQIEQGVIGLGEYLTKSDSIAVKPSEMIEFSRGVSDLRSSTERLSAKIALLEQAKKVDTGLNN; from the coding sequence ATGCCTTTTGCCCAATTAGTAACCTCTGGGATCGAGTTGGCATTGAATCAATTGCTAAAACTCGATGATGATAGCCAACAGCGCTTAAAAAAATTATCAGGAAAAGCGTTGCAAGTGACGATCAAAGAACTGCCGTGGCCACTATTGTTCAGTTTTTCTGAGCAAATTGATGTGCGCACTGTTATGACCCCAAATAATGATTCAGAGCCCGAGCCTGAACCGGTAGATTGTTTGATTGAGTTAAATTTAGAGACATTACCTAAGCTCAAGGATAGTAGCCAGCTCACTCAACTTATCCAAAAAAAGCAGCTCAATCTGATCGGTGACATTTATGTGGCACAAACCTTTAGTGCATTACTCAAAGATTTGGATGTTGATTGGGAGGAACAGCTTTCACGTTACACTGGTGATGTAGTGGCCCATCAGACGTTTAGCAGCATGAGAACAATATTTGATACCGCTAAAACACAAATAGAACAGGGTGTGATTGGACTTGGAGAATATTTAACTAAGAGTGATTCAATTGCGGTCAAACCTAGCGAAATGATTGAATTTAGCCGAGGTGTGAGCGACCTGCGTAGTAGCACAGAGCGTTTATCTGCCAAAATTGCTTTATTAGAACAAGCTAAGAAAGTCGATACAGGACTCAATAACTAA
- the ubiE gene encoding bifunctional demethylmenaquinone methyltransferase/2-methoxy-6-polyprenyl-1,4-benzoquinol methylase UbiE, whose protein sequence is MSASETPKTNTPHEHTTHFGFKQVDTSQKVNMVKEVFQSVAAKYDVMNDLMSLGVHRLWKRYTIDCSGVRAGHKVLDLAGGTGDLTAKFSRIVGEAGQVVLADINDAMLKVGRDKLRDKGIVGNVEYVQANAEALPFPDNSFDIITIAFGLRNVTDKDKALASMYRVLKPGGRLLILEFSKPTNEMLNKAYDMYSFHLLPKIGQLVANDADSYQYLAESIRMHPEQEVLKAMMDSAGFEQTTYQNLTGGIVALHRGFKF, encoded by the coding sequence ATGAGCGCGTCTGAAACACCTAAAACCAATACACCACATGAACACACCACACACTTTGGTTTTAAACAAGTAGATACCAGTCAAAAAGTGAATATGGTTAAAGAAGTATTTCAGTCAGTAGCTGCCAAATATGACGTTATGAACGACTTAATGTCTTTGGGTGTGCATCGTCTATGGAAACGTTACACCATTGATTGTAGTGGTGTGCGTGCTGGACACAAGGTATTAGATTTAGCCGGTGGTACCGGTGATTTGACGGCTAAGTTCTCGCGCATTGTCGGTGAGGCAGGCCAAGTGGTATTGGCTGATATCAATGATGCCATGCTTAAAGTAGGCCGCGATAAACTTCGAGATAAGGGCATAGTTGGTAATGTAGAATATGTACAAGCGAATGCTGAAGCATTGCCCTTCCCAGATAATAGCTTTGATATTATCACCATTGCTTTTGGACTCAGAAATGTCACGGATAAAGACAAAGCCTTGGCGTCGATGTATCGCGTATTAAAACCTGGCGGACGTTTATTGATTTTAGAGTTTTCTAAACCCACTAACGAGATGTTAAATAAAGCTTACGATATGTACTCATTTCATTTGTTGCCTAAAATTGGGCAGCTTGTAGCCAATGACGCAGACAGTTACCAATATTTAGCCGAATCTATTCGCATGCACCCAGAGCAAGAAGTGCTCAAAGCGATGATGGATAGTGCGGGGTTTGAACAAACAACGTATCAAAATTTAACGGGCGGAATTGTCGCACTGCACAGAGGCTTTAAGTTTTAA
- a CDS encoding sugar phosphate isomerase/epimerase family protein: MNKILLSCYLALTLIGLTACSNSQSNETEKVKVPPVSVQLWSVKDALEKDFKGTLQQISDMGFQGVEFAGNFGEFSNNPEGLKEYLTSLDLKASGAHVSFDGLRGEELEPTLNFLKKLGIDLVIIPMDSRAWSADNVASLTTELTELSSKLAKKGMLIGYHNHDKEFDAYQDLTFWDYIAKNTPQNVLLQLDVGWVNYADKDAIEYVKRYAGRTLTTHLKIRNYHGKNRTPQGVSPILGEDQYDWATLIKTQAKVGGTRWLVLEQEEYPDGLSSMQAVKKSKQGLDKIISTL, from the coding sequence ATGAATAAAATTTTACTTTCTTGCTACTTAGCTCTGACTTTAATCGGACTAACGGCTTGTTCTAACTCACAAAGTAACGAAACTGAAAAAGTTAAAGTCCCTCCTGTGAGTGTGCAATTGTGGTCAGTCAAAGATGCCCTTGAAAAAGATTTTAAAGGCACCTTACAACAAATCTCGGATATGGGATTTCAAGGTGTAGAATTTGCTGGAAATTTTGGTGAATTTTCTAATAACCCAGAAGGTTTAAAAGAGTATTTAACCTCTTTGGATTTAAAAGCCAGTGGAGCGCACGTTAGTTTTGATGGCCTAAGAGGCGAAGAATTAGAACCGACGCTCAACTTCTTAAAAAAACTGGGCATTGACTTAGTTATTATTCCTATGGATAGTCGAGCTTGGAGTGCTGATAACGTGGCGAGTTTAACCACAGAGTTAACTGAACTATCTAGCAAACTTGCCAAAAAAGGCATGTTGATTGGTTACCATAATCACGACAAAGAATTTGACGCATATCAGGATTTGACGTTCTGGGATTATATTGCCAAAAACACCCCACAAAATGTATTGCTACAGCTGGATGTAGGTTGGGTAAACTATGCTGACAAAGATGCTATTGAATACGTTAAACGTTACGCCGGACGCACATTAACGACTCATCTCAAAATACGTAACTATCATGGTAAGAATAGAACTCCTCAAGGTGTAAGCCCTATTCTAGGAGAAGACCAGTACGATTGGGCAACGTTAATTAAAACTCAGGCTAAAGTAGGAGGTACTCGTTGGTTAGTTTTGGAACAAGAAGAATATCCAGATGGCCTGTCTTCTATGCAAGCAGTGAAAAAATCCAAACAGGGTTTAGATAAAATAATTAGCACACTTTAA
- a CDS encoding DNA-3-methyladenine glycosylase I yields MHNLEKFNAIYQRACERKGGPNSLAVGLNKPLSNKALSKVGDDRFLAEFSKKVFQSGFVWRVVRNKWPDFERVFFDFNIEKILLLPDEMLEQKATDPSIIRNYTKVKTIRDNAIMMDSVAREHGNFAEFVADWPSEDIIGLWAYLKKHGARLGGNTGPYGLRTIGKDTFLLTNDIVGYFTKRNIISGSVQSKRSLTAIQQCFNELQQQSGLSLQELSMIISKSVGDNYI; encoded by the coding sequence ATGCACAACCTAGAAAAGTTTAATGCCATTTATCAGCGAGCTTGTGAACGCAAAGGCGGCCCAAATTCTTTAGCTGTGGGCTTAAACAAACCCCTGTCGAACAAAGCACTTAGCAAAGTTGGAGATGACAGATTTTTAGCTGAGTTTAGTAAAAAGGTTTTTCAATCTGGCTTTGTGTGGCGAGTAGTTAGAAATAAATGGCCTGATTTTGAACGTGTGTTTTTTGATTTTAACATCGAAAAAATATTACTCTTACCTGATGAAATGCTCGAACAAAAAGCCACCGACCCTAGCATTATTCGAAATTACACTAAGGTCAAAACCATTCGCGACAACGCCATAATGATGGATTCGGTGGCTCGCGAGCACGGAAATTTTGCCGAATTTGTCGCAGATTGGCCAAGCGAAGATATCATCGGACTTTGGGCTTATTTGAAAAAGCATGGTGCACGACTCGGTGGTAACACTGGTCCTTATGGTCTGCGGACAATAGGCAAAGATACCTTTTTACTTACCAATGATATAGTGGGTTATTTTACCAAACGTAATATTATTTCTGGCTCAGTTCAGTCTAAGCGTAGTCTCACAGCCATTCAACAATGCTTTAACGAACTGCAACAACAAAGCGGCCTCTCATTGCAAGAGTTAAGTATGATAATCTCTAAGAGTGTAGGTGATAATTACATTTGA